From Thermosipho africanus Ob7, the proteins below share one genomic window:
- a CDS encoding flagellar protein FlaG has product MDGIKGVENRRVDDQIIYSDRNVKTSDIVQQRNKEKADPEFAANIFKENLEKLKVIFNAEAEFKIDKETGMIIVKIKEKDTGEIIRQIPPEVALKLAKNIEELLGMVFDEHA; this is encoded by the coding sequence ATGGATGGAATTAAAGGGGTGGAAAATAGAAGAGTAGATGATCAGATAATTTATAGTGATAGAAATGTAAAAACAAGTGATATTGTTCAACAAAGAAATAAGGAAAAGGCGGATCCAGAATTTGCCGCTAATATTTTTAAAGAAAATTTGGAAAAACTTAAAGTGATTTTTAATGCAGAAGCAGAATTTAAAATTGATAAAGAAACAGGGATGATTATAGTAAAAATAAAAGAAAAAGATACAGGAGAAATCATAAGGCAGATTCCACCTGAAGTTGCATTAAAGTTAGCAAAAAATATAGAGGAGCTCTTAGGCATGGTCTTTGATGAACATGCATAA
- a CDS encoding sensor histidine kinase → MNLDLLFSSFMHEIGKATSEMEVYKALLNSVKSVLNYEKALVMKEDKIVYYEPEMLDIQKFEDYIAWIKQRLLPAFFSEEDKFIGIIPIVKQNKLLGVILLLTKNEPNNEILNLLQTFAFLTGVTVENLILVDQIKKSEKFMSDVLNSINEGIFVLNENGRIEFLNDFAKEILDSAPHINEFLKSAINDERKILTKEFNNHYYTIVKVKFNFSNETKYVVTFNNVTYEIELEKLKQLDKMKTEFVANISHELRTPLTAIKAYTETLLNMEVDRESQREFLETVYEQSERLESLLNDLLDFTLIESGTMELEYSEFDLCELIKEVVENLKQLAEKYKVKINVSCESISISADKRRIKQAIHNLVDNSIKFSDKSKEERYVNISVEKKEENLSIIIEDNGIGISQEDKEKIFEKFYRGDRSLTYEVPGTGLGLTIVQEIIKLHGGKINVNSTLGEGTTFELVIPYRK, encoded by the coding sequence TTGAACTTAGATCTTCTTTTTTCATCTTTCATGCATGAAATTGGAAAAGCTACAAGTGAAATGGAGGTTTACAAAGCTTTATTAAACTCCGTTAAAAGTGTTCTAAATTATGAAAAAGCTCTTGTAATGAAAGAAGATAAAATAGTTTATTATGAACCTGAAATGTTAGACATTCAAAAGTTTGAAGATTATATTGCTTGGATAAAGCAAAGACTTTTACCAGCATTTTTTTCAGAAGAAGATAAGTTTATTGGAATAATTCCAATTGTCAAACAGAACAAACTCTTAGGGGTAATTTTGTTGCTAACAAAAAATGAACCAAATAATGAAATATTAAATTTATTACAAACATTTGCTTTTCTAACAGGTGTCACTGTAGAAAATTTAATTTTGGTTGATCAAATAAAAAAGTCAGAAAAATTTATGTCAGATGTTTTAAACTCGATCAATGAAGGTATTTTTGTTTTAAACGAAAATGGAAGGATAGAATTTCTGAATGATTTTGCAAAGGAAATATTGGATTCAGCCCCTCATATTAATGAATTTTTAAAATCAGCAATAAATGATGAAAGAAAAATTCTAACAAAAGAATTTAACAATCACTACTATACTATAGTTAAGGTTAAATTTAATTTTTCAAATGAAACAAAATATGTTGTTACTTTCAATAATGTAACCTATGAAATTGAATTAGAAAAACTAAAACAATTAGACAAAATGAAAACAGAATTTGTCGCAAACATATCTCATGAGCTTAGAACACCCCTAACTGCGATTAAAGCATATACAGAAACATTACTCAATATGGAAGTTGATAGAGAAAGTCAAAGAGAATTCCTTGAAACGGTTTATGAACAGAGTGAAAGATTAGAGAGCTTATTGAATGATCTGTTAGACTTTACTTTAATAGAATCTGGCACCATGGAACTTGAATATAGTGAGTTTGATTTGTGTGAATTAATTAAAGAAGTGGTTGAAAACTTGAAACAACTAGCTGAAAAATACAAAGTAAAAATTAATGTAAGTTGTGAAAGTATTTCTATATCAGCTGACAAAAGAAGAATTAAACAAGCAATACATAACTTAGTTGACAATAGCATAAAATTTTCGGATAAATCTAAAGAAGAAAGATACGTAAATATATCAGTTGAAAAGAAAGAAGAAAACTTAAGCATAATTATTGAAGATAACGGAATAGGAATTTCACAAGAAGACAAAGAAAAAATATTCGAAAAATTCTATAGAGGGGATAGAAGTCTAACATACGAAGTTCCAGGAACAGGTCTGGGGTTAACTATAGTCCAGGAAATAATTAAACTTCACGGTGGAAAAATAAATGTGAATAGCACCTTAGGAGAAGGTACAACGTTTGAATTGGTTATTCCATATAGGAAGTGA
- a CDS encoding HDOD domain-containing protein: protein MIAELLKDIEELPTPDFHVQQIINIASNPDASVKTLEKAISTEPTLSLKVLKLVNSAYYGLPKKVTKISEAVMILGFKTVRNLALSLFTYSSLNRGTSKIDKKMLWKHFMSTAIISEVVAKNIGYPEQEEAFMAGLLHDVGKIVLDIAFPEYLTMIVNKSRESKINLYKLEKMLEVETHNEIGSYLIEKWQLPELYQIVSKFHDEPEENTSPGFNSIVFIVHLSNYISNLLYPGYSGSFGDPILSKDTFKVLGIKPSDLLKLIVKSKDSLAKAKDLMEGGEDNET from the coding sequence GTGATAGCGGAACTTTTAAAAGATATTGAAGAATTACCAACACCAGATTTTCACGTGCAACAAATAATTAATATTGCTTCAAATCCAGATGCTTCGGTTAAAACACTGGAAAAAGCTATTTCTACTGAACCTACTCTTTCATTAAAAGTGTTAAAACTTGTAAATTCAGCATATTATGGTTTACCAAAAAAGGTCACAAAAATTAGTGAAGCAGTCATGATTTTGGGGTTTAAAACTGTTAGGAATTTAGCTTTATCTTTATTTACTTATTCTTCATTAAATAGGGGGACATCAAAGATAGATAAAAAAATGCTGTGGAAACATTTTATGTCGACAGCAATTATTTCTGAGGTAGTTGCTAAAAATATTGGATATCCTGAACAAGAAGAGGCTTTTATGGCTGGTCTTTTACATGATGTGGGGAAAATTGTTCTTGATATAGCTTTTCCAGAATATTTGACTATGATAGTTAATAAAAGTAGGGAATCAAAGATAAATTTATATAAACTTGAGAAGATGTTAGAAGTTGAAACTCATAACGAAATAGGTAGTTACTTGATTGAAAAATGGCAACTTCCTGAATTATACCAAATTGTTTCAAAGTTTCATGATGAACCAGAAGAAAATACTTCGCCAGGTTTCAATAGTATAGTTTTTATAGTACACCTTTCTAATTATATATCAAATTTATTGTATCCAGGCTATTCCGGATCTTTTGGTGATCCAATTCTTTCAAAAGATACATTTAAAGTACTGGGAATTAAACCGTCAGATTTATTGAAATTAATTGTTAAATCTAAAGATTCTTTAGCAAAAGCTAAGGACCTTATGGAAGGAGGAGAGGATAATGAGACCTGA
- the fliD gene encoding flagellar filament capping protein FliD, with protein sequence MDYSSIANNINYKYTSNAPLFQFGGVSSGLDTASIIEKLMEVESQPLNRLNEKFKELDYKEKAYNAVSDKLRELMDYLTDFKLQSNLIPKSASVSNESILTATASSSTLDGTYSIEVKSLATRSFFESSKLGQDITLTTLFSDINHRYVPVDSVVKLTVNNTEVDINISTSDTINDILTKISDAFTTAGSSATVSFDDTNNRLIIQSSDVFEFSQTSGNFMFVFNLNDANLIADGSGNYTLESTKDIGSYHTSKILSELGITGSGTFTINGVSISYSQDDTIADLISNINSNLEDVIASYDEVNNKIILTAKDMGDVIINVANAPSELGFDTGTFTLGNVAHAVLKTDSGLTYDLYSDTNSFSYNGLEFTALNVGTTNVSVNTDTDSIIEKVKDFVDKWNETTNYLYTKLTESKVENKDESEMTDEEKIQGYLKNDQYLRKVFDKMRNYLYESYGGKYLWELGIKSGDAGIGFENTMKGHIELDEDKLREFISKNGSDAVWEFFGDENGFASQVKDYLYELTKFNGEIDQIAGVSGRIEREKRTLAKQMANWIEILQKKEQDLWQKFTAMEEALSKLNAQGAYIAQALAKK encoded by the coding sequence ATGGATTATAGTTCAATAGCAAATAACATAAATTACAAATATACGTCAAATGCCCCGCTTTTTCAATTTGGCGGAGTATCTAGTGGTTTGGATACAGCTTCCATAATCGAAAAACTTATGGAAGTTGAATCTCAACCATTAAATAGATTAAACGAAAAGTTTAAAGAATTAGATTACAAGGAAAAAGCTTATAACGCAGTATCTGACAAATTAAGAGAATTAATGGATTATTTGACAGATTTTAAGCTTCAGTCAAATTTAATTCCTAAAAGTGCTTCAGTTTCAAATGAAAGTATTTTAACCGCAACCGCTAGTTCTTCAACGTTGGATGGTACTTATTCTATTGAAGTTAAAAGCTTAGCTACAAGGAGCTTTTTTGAAAGCTCAAAACTCGGTCAAGATATTACTCTAACCACATTATTTTCAGATATTAATCATAGGTATGTTCCGGTAGATTCTGTCGTAAAATTAACCGTAAATAATACTGAAGTTGATATAAATATCAGTACTTCAGATACGATAAATGATATACTTACAAAAATTTCTGATGCATTTACAACTGCAGGCAGTTCTGCAACCGTAAGCTTTGATGATACAAATAATAGATTGATAATCCAATCTTCAGATGTATTTGAGTTTTCACAAACAAGTGGTAATTTTATGTTTGTTTTTAATTTAAACGATGCAAATCTAATAGCTGATGGTAGTGGAAACTATACCCTTGAAAGTACTAAGGACATTGGAAGTTATCATACTAGTAAAATACTTTCAGAACTTGGAATTACTGGTTCGGGTACTTTTACAATTAATGGTGTCTCAATTAGTTATTCTCAAGATGACACAATTGCTGATTTAATTTCAAATATAAACAGCAATTTAGAAGATGTAATTGCTAGTTATGATGAAGTGAATAATAAAATAATTTTAACAGCAAAGGATATGGGAGATGTTATTATAAATGTTGCAAATGCTCCTAGCGAGTTAGGTTTTGATACTGGAACATTTACTCTTGGAAATGTTGCACATGCTGTTTTAAAAACAGATTCTGGATTAACATATGATTTATATTCTGATACTAACTCATTTTCTTATAATGGTCTTGAATTTACAGCTTTAAATGTTGGAACAACAAATGTAAGTGTAAATACTGATACAGATTCAATTATTGAAAAAGTAAAAGATTTTGTGGACAAATGGAATGAAACTACAAATTATTTATACACAAAATTAACTGAATCAAAAGTTGAAAATAAAGATGAATCTGAAATGACTGATGAGGAAAAAATACAAGGTTATTTGAAAAATGATCAATATTTGAGAAAAGTTTTTGATAAAATGAGAAATTATTTGTATGAATCCTACGGAGGAAAATATCTTTGGGAACTTGGAATAAAATCTGGTGATGCTGGTATAGGTTTTGAAAATACAATGAAAGGGCATATTGAACTTGATGAAGATAAACTAAGAGAATTTATTTCTAAAAATGGTTCAGATGCTGTTTGGGAATTTTTTGGTGATGAAAATGGTTTTGCATCTCAGGTAAAAGATTATTTATATGAACTTACAAAATTTAATGGAGAGATAGATCAGATAGCCGGAGTTAGTGGGCGTATTGAGCGCGAAAAAAGAACGCTCGCAAAGCAAATGGCTAATTGGATTGAAATTTTACAGAAAAAAGAGCAGGATTTGTGGCAAAAATTTACTGCAATGGAAGAGGCACTTTCAAAACTAAATGCACAAGGTGCATACATTGCCCAAGCTTTGGCTAAAAAATAA
- a CDS encoding YgiQ family radical SAM protein — translation MFLPTTRDEMNALGWKELDIILVTGDAYIDHPSIGISLIGHYLLSKGYKVGIIGLPDYNSDDITRLGKPRLFFGITSGNVDSMVANYTASMKKRRFDDYIPEKFNIRRPDRALIVYSNLVRRYFKGVPIVIGGIEASLRRFAHYDWWSNKVRKSILLDSKADILVYGMGEKAILEIAKCIEKYGDINKCKDIDGVVWWSSKKPEKCVEIPSFEEVKENPEKYNEAFRKMTLLTDPNKKIRIVQRQDNRYVIQNPPQSPLTQSEFDNLYLLPFEREVHPYYNKFGKVKAIETVRFSITAVRGCYGMCAFCALTQHQTTHVISRSIDSILEEVKILKRMKKFRGTINDVGGPTANMYGSDCSIRENKGQCSKFCLFPNICNNAKVNHEKLLNLLYSIKKVPGIKNVFISSGIRHDLVLEDKKYGDIFIKELPKFTPGQLKLAPEHSDKNVLQIMRKPDISLFLQFKEKYEKVAKKRYVVAYFIVGHPGEGMKENNNLKKFIKEKLGYRPQQIQIFTPTPGTLSTTIYYTGIDPFTNRKIFVERSLKKRNLMKKNILDI, via the coding sequence TTGTTTTTACCTACTACTAGAGATGAAATGAACGCACTAGGCTGGAAAGAATTAGATATTATATTAGTAACTGGTGATGCTTATATTGATCATCCATCAATAGGTATTTCACTAATAGGACATTATCTTTTGTCTAAGGGATATAAAGTAGGGATTATAGGACTACCTGATTATAATTCTGATGATATAACGAGGTTAGGAAAACCTCGTTTATTTTTTGGAATTACTAGCGGAAATGTAGACTCTATGGTAGCAAATTATACTGCTTCAATGAAAAAAAGAAGATTTGATGATTATATACCTGAAAAATTTAATATCAGAAGACCCGATAGAGCTTTGATCGTTTATTCTAATTTGGTTAGGCGATATTTTAAAGGAGTTCCAATAGTAATAGGTGGAATAGAAGCTAGTTTAAGAAGGTTTGCTCACTATGATTGGTGGTCAAATAAAGTTAGAAAATCAATCTTATTAGATTCAAAAGCTGATATTTTAGTTTATGGAATGGGAGAAAAGGCTATTTTAGAAATTGCCAAATGTATAGAAAAATATGGTGATATAAACAAGTGTAAAGATATTGATGGAGTAGTATGGTGGTCTTCTAAAAAACCAGAAAAGTGTGTTGAAATTCCTTCATTTGAAGAAGTTAAAGAAAATCCAGAAAAATATAATGAAGCTTTTAGAAAAATGACGCTTTTAACAGATCCAAATAAGAAAATAAGGATAGTACAAAGGCAGGATAATCGATATGTTATTCAAAATCCTCCGCAATCACCTCTAACTCAAAGTGAATTTGATAATTTATACCTTTTGCCATTTGAAAGAGAAGTGCATCCATATTACAATAAATTTGGAAAGGTTAAAGCAATAGAAACTGTAAGATTTTCTATCACTGCCGTAAGAGGCTGTTATGGAATGTGTGCTTTCTGCGCCCTGACTCAGCATCAAACAACACATGTAATATCAAGAAGTATTGATTCAATTCTTGAAGAAGTAAAAATTTTAAAAAGAATGAAAAAATTTCGTGGAACAATAAATGATGTTGGTGGTCCCACTGCGAACATGTACGGGTCTGATTGCTCTATAAGAGAAAATAAAGGACAATGCTCAAAGTTTTGTTTGTTTCCTAATATATGTAATAACGCAAAGGTAAATCACGAAAAGTTATTGAATCTACTATACTCAATAAAAAAGGTTCCAGGTATTAAAAATGTTTTTATTTCCTCAGGAATAAGGCATGATTTAGTATTAGAAGACAAAAAATACGGTGATATTTTCATTAAGGAACTTCCAAAATTTACACCAGGTCAATTAAAACTTGCTCCAGAACATTCTGATAAAAATGTTTTACAAATAATGAGGAAACCTGATATATCTTTGTTTTTGCAATTTAAAGAAAAATATGAGAAAGTTGCAAAAAAAAGATATGTTGTAGCTTACTTTATTGTTGGACATCCAGGAGAAGGAATGAAAGAAAATAACAACTTAAAAAAATTTATTAAGGAAAAGCTTGGCTATAGGCCACAACAGATTCAAATTTTTACTCCTACTCCTGGAACATTGAGTACAACAATCTATTACACAGGAATTGATCCTTTTACCAACAGAAAAATTTTTGTAGAAAGAAGCTTAAAAAAGAGAAATCTCATGAAGAAAAACATACTTGATATATGA
- the rsgA gene encoding ribosome small subunit-dependent GTPase A, with amino-acid sequence MRRKGVVIKFLSNMAIVQDFETGEEFLCKLRGKFKEQKIRPIVGDIVEYSPIVSKEGVIENILNRKNELPRPKIANIDQVVVVTSLRKPEVPLQILDKYLVLVENAKLPAVIVLNKIDLLTKEEINKFKNIYEKIYPVYFVSAKTKEGIEELKEVFKNKISTMAGMSGVGKSSILNAINPGLSLKVNDVSEKLDRGRHTTTVIELMHFDFGGWIADTPGFANLDISHIEHEELKRLFPEFNDFYCLFPDCNHVDEPGCGVKKAVEEGKISKTRYESYLQIYKQLLEG; translated from the coding sequence ATGAGAAGAAAAGGCGTTGTGATAAAGTTTTTGTCGAATATGGCAATTGTTCAAGATTTTGAAACTGGCGAAGAATTTTTGTGTAAATTAAGAGGAAAGTTTAAGGAACAAAAAATTAGACCAATTGTTGGAGATATTGTTGAATATAGTCCTATTGTTTCAAAAGAAGGAGTTATCGAGAATATATTAAATAGAAAAAATGAGCTTCCAAGACCAAAAATTGCCAATATTGATCAAGTTGTTGTAGTAACATCCTTAAGAAAGCCTGAAGTACCTTTACAAATTTTAGATAAATATTTAGTTTTAGTTGAAAACGCTAAACTTCCGGCTGTAATTGTGTTAAATAAGATTGACTTATTAACCAAAGAAGAAATAAATAAATTTAAAAATATTTATGAAAAAATATATCCAGTTTATTTTGTTAGCGCAAAAACAAAAGAAGGAATTGAAGAATTAAAAGAAGTATTTAAAAATAAAATTTCTACAATGGCAGGAATGTCAGGTGTTGGAAAAAGTAGTATTCTGAATGCGATTAATCCAGGCCTTTCACTAAAAGTTAATGATGTTTCGGAAAAATTAGATAGAGGTCGTCATACAACGACAGTTATTGAACTTATGCATTTTGACTTCGGTGGGTGGATAGCTGATACTCCTGGGTTTGCAAATTTAGATATAAGTCATATAGAGCACGAAGAGCTAAAAAGATTATTTCCAGAATTTAATGACTTTTATTGCCTTTTCCCTGATTGTAACCATGTTGATGAACCAGGATGTGGAGTTAAGAAGGCGGTTGAAGAAGGAAAAATTTCTAAGACTCGATATGAATCATATTTGCAAATATATAAGCAATTATTGGAGGGGTAA
- a CDS encoding cytidine deaminase, translating into MNDKLIELAKKAQKNAYAPYSNFKVGAAILTKSGKIFTGANVENASYGLSCCAERNAIFKAVSEGETQFSKIVVVGDTEEPISPCGACRQVMAEFGDFEVILVGKNGNIKKTTVSELLPYNFDKENLNK; encoded by the coding sequence ATGAATGATAAGTTAATTGAACTTGCAAAAAAGGCACAAAAAAATGCATATGCTCCTTATTCAAATTTCAAAGTAGGCGCAGCAATTTTAACAAAGAGTGGAAAAATTTTTACAGGTGCAAATGTTGAAAATGCATCATACGGATTAAGCTGCTGTGCTGAAAGAAATGCTATTTTCAAAGCAGTAAGTGAGGGAGAAACTCAATTTTCGAAAATTGTAGTTGTTGGTGATACTGAAGAACCAATATCTCCCTGTGGTGCTTGTAGACAAGTTATGGCAGAATTTGGAGATTTTGAAGTAATTTTAGTAGGGAAAAATGGAAATATTAAGAAAACCACAGTATCGGAATTACTACCATACAATTTTGACAAGGAGAATCTTAACAAATGA
- a CDS encoding hemolysin family protein, with the protein MEDPLSYLLNLFLLIFLLYLSSLFSASETALTSVSKLKLRESLKKGDKSEEESELHLFNKLLTVILIMNNLVNILASSIATLVVVNAFKNVLPESLSALFSTLILTFFILIFGEITPKIYARQNNEKIFNKMIGILIFLSKIFSPIIKLLVSISNFVIRIIGGTYVEEAPFITTEDIIMYVEVGREEGTIKHEESFMLKRTLEMEESVVREIMIPRVDIVAIEESETLDKVMEIIKEEEYSRIPVYKETIDNVVGICYAKDVLAFISDRGSEICEKVKVKELMREPLFVPETMKVSELLKIFKEQKMHMAIVVDEYGGTAGLVTMEDILEEIFGEIMDEYDQNENLGIKKLENGSYIVDATVPINDIERELKIEFPETDYETLAGYILEHLQRIPKVGEEIIIDKFKFKIIAASKNRIEKVLVKVVKDNE; encoded by the coding sequence ATGGAAGATCCTTTAAGTTATTTGTTAAATTTATTTTTGTTAATTTTTCTACTTTATCTTTCTTCTCTGTTTTCAGCTTCTGAAACTGCTTTAACTTCTGTTAGTAAGTTAAAACTTAGGGAATCTTTGAAAAAGGGTGATAAGAGCGAAGAGGAAAGCGAACTTCATCTTTTTAACAAGCTTTTAACTGTAATACTTATAATGAACAATTTAGTCAACATTTTAGCCTCATCAATTGCGACATTAGTAGTTGTAAACGCATTTAAAAATGTATTGCCAGAAAGTCTCTCGGCACTTTTTAGCACGTTAATTTTGACATTTTTTATATTAATTTTTGGTGAAATTACACCGAAAATATATGCAAGGCAAAATAATGAAAAGATATTTAATAAAATGATTGGCATTCTGATATTTTTGTCCAAGATATTTTCACCGATAATAAAACTTCTTGTTTCAATATCCAATTTTGTAATCAGAATAATTGGTGGTACATATGTTGAAGAAGCACCATTCATAACAACAGAAGATATCATAATGTATGTTGAAGTTGGAAGAGAAGAGGGAACCATCAAACATGAAGAAAGTTTTATGCTTAAAAGAACTTTAGAAATGGAAGAATCCGTTGTAAGAGAAATTATGATTCCAAGGGTTGATATAGTAGCAATTGAAGAATCGGAAACTTTGGATAAGGTAATGGAAATAATAAAAGAGGAAGAGTATTCAAGGATCCCAGTTTATAAAGAAACAATAGATAATGTAGTTGGTATTTGTTATGCTAAAGACGTTTTAGCATTTATAAGCGATAGAGGATCGGAAATATGCGAAAAGGTTAAGGTGAAAGAATTGATGCGCGAACCACTCTTTGTCCCAGAAACTATGAAAGTTTCTGAACTTTTAAAAATTTTCAAGGAACAAAAGATGCACATGGCAATTGTTGTAGACGAATACGGAGGAACTGCTGGACTTGTAACTATGGAAGATATTCTAGAAGAAATTTTTGGAGAAATTATGGATGAATACGATCAAAATGAAAATCTTGGGATAAAAAAACTCGAAAACGGCTCTTACATAGTAGATGCAACTGTACCTATTAATGATATAGAAAGAGAACTAAAAATAGAGTTTCCAGAAACAGACTATGAAACATTAGCAGGTTATATTCTAGAACATCTTCAAAGAATCCCAAAGGTTGGTGAGGAAATTATAATCGATAAATTCAAATTTAAAATAATTGCAGCATCAAAAAATAGAATTGAAAAAGTATTGGTTAAGGTGGTGAAAGATAATGAATGA
- the rlmN gene encoding 23S rRNA (adenine(2503)-C(2))-methyltransferase RlmN: protein MKKNILDFNYEELVNEFKSLGLEKYRVDQVLDWIYKKKVFDFKDMTNLSKEHRKILDENFEIQIPKLVDMQISKIDRTTKFLWELPDGNTIESVALFHEGRVTACISTQVGCPVKCSFCATGQSGYVRNLTAGEIVSQILGIEVHRKIRVGNVVYMGMGEPLLNYENTIKSVKMLNNKKMFGIGIRRITISTVGVPEKIIDLAESGLDVKLALSLHATTNFKRDQIIPLNKQYSIEELIFAVKKYQEITNNRVTIEYILIKEFNDYPEDAEKLAELLKGLSVYVNLIPVNPVNPNYYRPSRWAMERFKEILTKYGIECEIRAEKGTDIDAACGQLRRRNLK from the coding sequence ATGAAAAAAAACATTCTTGATTTTAATTATGAAGAATTGGTAAATGAATTTAAAAGTTTAGGTCTTGAAAAATATAGAGTAGATCAGGTATTGGACTGGATTTATAAAAAGAAAGTCTTTGATTTTAAAGATATGACTAATTTATCAAAGGAACATAGAAAAATATTAGATGAAAATTTTGAAATTCAGATCCCCAAATTAGTTGACATGCAAATTTCAAAAATTGACAGAACAACAAAGTTTTTATGGGAACTACCAGATGGTAATACAATTGAATCAGTAGCACTTTTTCATGAAGGAAGAGTCACTGCTTGTATTTCAACCCAAGTTGGCTGTCCTGTAAAATGTTCTTTTTGTGCTACAGGTCAAAGTGGCTATGTAAGAAATTTAACGGCAGGAGAAATAGTATCACAAATTTTAGGCATTGAAGTTCATAGAAAAATTAGAGTTGGAAATGTTGTATACATGGGTATGGGTGAACCTCTACTAAATTATGAAAATACAATTAAAAGTGTAAAAATGCTCAATAATAAAAAAATGTTTGGAATTGGGATAAGAAGAATCACTATTTCAACGGTTGGAGTACCTGAAAAAATAATTGATCTTGCAGAAAGTGGTTTAGATGTAAAGCTAGCGCTTTCTTTACACGCAACTACTAACTTTAAGAGAGATCAAATTATCCCATTAAATAAACAATACAGCATAGAAGAATTGATTTTTGCTGTGAAAAAATATCAAGAAATAACAAACAATAGAGTTACCATAGAATATATACTAATAAAAGAATTTAACGATTATCCCGAAGATGCTGAAAAGTTGGCTGAACTTTTAAAAGGTTTAAGTGTTTATGTTAACTTAATCCCGGTCAATCCGGTAAATCCAAATTATTATAGACCAAGCAGATGGGCAATGGAAAGATTCAAAGAAATTCTGACAAAGTATGGAATAGAGTGTGAAATAAGAGCTGAAAAAGGAACTGATATCGATGCAGCTTGTGGGCAATTACGAAGGAGGAATCTAAAATAA
- the rbfA gene encoding 30S ribosome-binding factor RbfA gives MRPEYRNKKIEAYIRELIAQAIQKIKEPEFEYLKDYIVISRVLISKDRRFADVFVSVIGNSEQRKKAVELLEKYKGYFRTFVAKNVRLYTAPELRFKEDKGIEESVRINKLLDEIMSKEDENGSDN, from the coding sequence ATGAGACCTGAATACAGAAATAAAAAAATAGAAGCCTATATTAGGGAATTAATTGCTCAAGCAATCCAAAAAATAAAAGAACCTGAATTTGAATATTTAAAAGATTATATAGTTATTTCACGTGTTTTGATTTCCAAAGATAGAAGATTTGCAGATGTATTCGTCAGTGTTATTGGAAATAGCGAGCAGAGAAAAAAAGCTGTAGAATTACTTGAAAAGTATAAAGGATATTTCAGAACTTTTGTAGCAAAAAATGTAAGACTTTATACTGCACCTGAACTGAGGTTTAAAGAGGACAAAGGTATAGAAGAAAGTGTTAGAATAAATAAGTTACTGGATGAAATTATGTCTAAAGAAGATGAAAATGGTTCCGATAATTAA